From one Microthrixaceae bacterium genomic stretch:
- a CDS encoding beta-propeller domain-containing protein, which yields MESEAVAGAGAAAGRAEESLAQAPEGDGTNVVVEGIDEPDLVERLGGDRALVVGGQTLAVADLGDAALVARATVAWGAQVTYDADAGVAWAVGTSDEGTVQVQRFVVATDSLTEDGTWSAHGMLVSARRQGGELLVVATDGFDGPVVYEEPGVGVGRGDDAEAIAPDAIAPEATTGSGDDLGSLPFAGEAVPCDQVLHPTGPAQASATLLAVLPVTGPLQPVRATEVVGSGSLVHVTADAAFLATPTWDPQTGAQSTGLHRFDLASLTHTGSGQVQGSLLNDFSMSEHDGFLRVAVSMAGGFVGMPMPVEGDGGIGSAIPDGAVVEQDLPEPRPTEVPAPADEGVGSGDIATVGATIVAEELPTETVPEPSSPDTTTPDPAIPEPTVPEPTDPGTSVPETSVPTTVVETIPEIPLPEPVPEPTPGEALNEIVVLDTDGALDVVGRTPRFGLPGESLYGIRFDGTTAYAVTFLQTDPFYVIDLSTPTDPKVVGELKLPGFSAYLHPVSATEVVGFGPDESGRASAKLFNVSDPASPVLIDSIVLGDDSPVVYDHHAFVDLGGGRFAVPATSWGSPMAGVGEVCGVAGCDDSSYGRPYATPSEVVVLAMSGGRLMVDDRVPVQAVEPISRVIPAADGWGVLAGTQLVVVDGDGNSRATLSLD from the coding sequence ATGGAGAGCGAGGCGGTGGCCGGTGCCGGAGCGGCCGCGGGACGCGCCGAGGAGTCACTGGCTCAGGCCCCCGAGGGGGACGGCACCAACGTCGTCGTTGAAGGCATCGACGAACCCGATCTGGTGGAACGCCTCGGCGGCGACCGGGCTCTGGTGGTGGGCGGGCAGACCTTGGCGGTAGCCGACCTCGGTGACGCCGCTCTGGTGGCCCGGGCCACCGTAGCCTGGGGTGCCCAGGTGACCTACGACGCCGACGCCGGCGTGGCCTGGGCGGTCGGCACCTCCGATGAAGGAACGGTTCAGGTCCAGCGCTTCGTGGTGGCCACCGACTCGCTCACCGAGGATGGCACGTGGAGCGCGCACGGCATGTTGGTGTCGGCCCGTCGCCAGGGCGGGGAGCTGCTGGTGGTCGCCACCGACGGCTTCGACGGCCCGGTGGTGTATGAGGAACCAGGCGTCGGGGTAGGTCGAGGCGACGATGCTGAAGCCATCGCCCCCGACGCCATCGCCCCCGAAGCCACGACCGGCTCGGGCGACGACTTGGGCTCCCTGCCCTTCGCCGGAGAAGCCGTGCCCTGCGACCAGGTGCTGCATCCCACCGGCCCGGCCCAGGCGTCGGCCACGTTGCTGGCGGTGCTGCCGGTAACCGGTCCGCTCCAACCGGTGCGGGCCACCGAGGTGGTCGGCTCGGGCAGCCTGGTTCACGTCACCGCCGATGCTGCCTTCTTGGCCACCCCCACCTGGGACCCCCAGACCGGAGCGCAGAGCACCGGGCTTCACCGCTTCGACTTGGCCAGCCTCACCCACACCGGATCAGGCCAGGTTCAGGGCTCCCTGCTCAACGACTTCTCCATGTCTGAGCACGATGGCTTCTTGCGGGTGGCGGTGTCGATGGCAGGGGGATTCGTGGGGATGCCCATGCCCGTCGAGGGTGACGGCGGAATAGGCAGCGCCATCCCCGATGGTGCCGTCGTCGAACAAGACCTGCCCGAGCCCCGACCCACAGAGGTGCCCGCCCCCGCCGACGAGGGTGTTGGCTCGGGGGACATCGCCACGGTGGGCGCAACCATCGTCGCCGAGGAGCTTCCAACCGAAACGGTCCCCGAGCCGTCCTCGCCCGATACCACCACCCCGGACCCGGCGATCCCAGAACCCACCGTTCCCGAACCCACCGATCCGGGAACCAGCGTGCCCGAGACCTCGGTTCCGACCACGGTGGTCGAGACCATCCCCGAGATCCCGCTGCCCGAACCGGTCCCCGAGCCGACGCCCGGTGAGGCGCTCAACGAGATAGTGGTCCTCGACACCGACGGTGCTCTGGACGTCGTGGGCCGAACCCCCAGATTCGGACTTCCCGGTGAGTCCCTCTACGGCATCCGCTTCGACGGGACCACCGCCTACGCCGTGACGTTCCTCCAGACCGACCCGTTCTACGTGATCGACCTGTCCACCCCGACCGATCCCAAGGTGGTGGGCGAGCTGAAGCTCCCCGGCTTCAGCGCCTACCTCCATCCGGTGTCGGCCACCGAGGTGGTCGGCTTCGGGCCCGATGAGTCGGGCCGGGCGTCGGCCAAGTTGTTCAACGTCTCCGACCCCGCCTCGCCGGTGCTGATCGATTCGATCGTGCTGGGTGACGACTCCCCGGTGGTCTATGACCACCACGCCTTCGTGGACCTTGGCGGGGGCCGTTTCGCCGTCCCCGCCACTTCCTGGGGTAGCCCCATGGCCGGAGTCGGCGAGGTCTGCGGGGTCGCCGGCTGTGACGACTCGTCCTACGGCCGGCCCTACGCCACCCCCAGCGAGGTGGTGGTGCTGGCCATGTCCGGTGGTCGGCTGATGGTGGATGACCGGGTCCCGGTCCAAGCTGTCGAACCGATCTCCCGAGTGATCCCCGCTGCCGACGGCTGGGGCGTGCTGGCCGGAACCCAACTGGTGGTGGTGGACGGCGACGGCAACTCAAGGGCCACCCTGTCGCTCGATTGA
- a CDS encoding acyl-CoA synthetase produces the protein MSEGTSATDPQTEVEGADTPPPTTYNFADLWEAVWPRAASRTALVCGPQRPTYRELAERANRLAHHLRSAGVGPGDKVALFLKNDQAYLEAMIAAFTLRAATVNINHRYTGEELRALLEDSGSVAMVVHRSLTALVATVADSVADMKAILVVDDPVPTDSDPDPVDLPGAVGYEEALAASSPDPVVTEGRSGEDLYLMYTGGTTGRPKGVVWRQDDAYFACIGGGDPMRLLGPVGDPSEVIDRMVAGFVYLPLAPLMHAAAQWTTWSWLLAGGTTVLMPGSLDPEAVWDAVADEGVNSLTVIGDAVGRPLVKAWEEHPDRWDVTNLFAISNGGGPISAALKARFAELFPGRAIVDGFGSSESGVQGSQRLQAGEVGAGLTRFAPAPGTKVFDLDLHEVEPGSGREGRVANSGRLPVGYLNDPVKTAETFVEIDGVRYCFTGDMATVEADGTIQLLGRGSQCINTGGEKVFPEEVEAQIVDHPKVTDVLVVGVADERWGSVVTAVVSPANPEQPPTLDELRDHLRATLAGYKLPKHLVLVDEVLRSPAGKADYRWARETAEDQVGS, from the coding sequence ATGAGCGAGGGGACCAGCGCCACCGATCCGCAGACCGAGGTCGAAGGAGCGGACACGCCACCGCCCACCACCTACAACTTCGCCGATCTGTGGGAAGCGGTGTGGCCCCGGGCTGCCAGCCGCACCGCCCTGGTGTGTGGACCTCAGCGCCCCACCTACCGGGAGCTGGCCGAGCGGGCCAACCGCCTGGCCCACCACCTCCGCTCCGCGGGGGTGGGTCCCGGCGACAAGGTCGCCCTGTTCCTCAAGAACGATCAGGCCTACCTGGAGGCGATGATCGCCGCCTTCACCCTTCGAGCGGCCACCGTGAACATCAACCACCGCTACACCGGCGAGGAGCTGCGCGCCCTGCTGGAGGATTCGGGCTCGGTGGCCATGGTCGTTCACCGGTCCCTGACGGCGCTGGTGGCCACCGTGGCCGATTCCGTAGCCGACATGAAGGCGATCCTGGTGGTGGACGACCCTGTCCCCACCGATTCGGACCCCGACCCCGTCGACCTGCCCGGGGCGGTGGGCTACGAGGAAGCCCTGGCCGCATCCTCGCCCGACCCGGTGGTCACCGAAGGCCGTTCTGGTGAAGACCTCTACCTGATGTACACCGGCGGAACCACCGGGCGGCCCAAGGGCGTGGTGTGGCGTCAGGACGACGCCTACTTCGCCTGCATCGGCGGCGGCGACCCGATGCGCCTGCTCGGGCCGGTCGGCGACCCTTCCGAGGTCATCGATCGCATGGTCGCCGGGTTCGTGTACCTGCCGCTGGCCCCGTTGATGCACGCCGCCGCCCAATGGACCACCTGGTCGTGGCTGCTGGCGGGCGGGACCACGGTGCTCATGCCGGGGAGTCTCGATCCTGAGGCGGTGTGGGATGCAGTGGCGGACGAGGGGGTCAATTCGCTGACCGTCATCGGTGACGCCGTGGGTCGACCCTTGGTCAAGGCCTGGGAGGAGCACCCCGACCGTTGGGACGTGACCAACCTCTTTGCCATCTCCAACGGTGGAGGGCCGATCTCCGCCGCCCTCAAGGCCAGGTTCGCCGAGCTGTTCCCAGGGCGAGCCATCGTGGACGGATTCGGTTCCTCCGAGAGCGGCGTGCAGGGGTCCCAGCGCCTCCAGGCCGGCGAGGTCGGGGCCGGTCTGACCCGCTTCGCTCCCGCTCCCGGCACCAAGGTGTTCGACCTCGACCTGCACGAGGTGGAGCCCGGTTCGGGACGAGAGGGCCGGGTTGCCAACAGCGGGCGCCTCCCCGTCGGCTACCTGAACGACCCGGTCAAGACGGCCGAGACGTTCGTGGAGATCGATGGGGTCCGGTACTGCTTCACCGGAGACATGGCCACCGTGGAGGCCGACGGCACCATCCAACTCCTCGGTCGCGGATCGCAGTGCATCAACACCGGGGGTGAGAAGGTCTTTCCTGAAGAGGTGGAAGCCCAGATCGTCGACCATCCCAAGGTCACCGACGTCTTGGTGGTCGGCGTGGCCGACGAACGGTGGGGCAGCGTGGTCACCGCGGTGGTCTCCCCGGCCAACCCGGAACAACCCCCGACGCTCGATGAACTGCGGGACCACCTGCGGGCCACGTTGGCCGGTTACAAACTGCCCAAGCACCTGGTGCTGGTGGACGAGGTGCTGCGCTCACCGGCGGGCAAGGCCGACTACCGCTGGGCCCGTGAGACGGCGGAGGACCAGGTCGGTTCCTGA